The Actinopolyspora erythraea genome has a segment encoding these proteins:
- a CDS encoding LacI family DNA-binding transcriptional regulator: MTGGTMATIEEVARAAGVSTATVSRALREQSGVSERTRKRVRTVAEELDYSISRSASGLATGRTRRIGVLVPYVSRWFFGQVLAGAEEVLRSAGYDLMLYVVGDREGRERFFRELPVRRSVDAVLVLTLSLREKEADRLRELGVPLGFVGGRMDGFNSVWIDDYGGGMLAVRHLLNQGNRDIALIHGGAPDSLNLPAPHERCTAFRDAMAEYGVPVRESWLCTGDFSVSGGRRAMNRILADELRPTAVFAMSDEMAFGALHALRDHKLSVPREMMIVGFDGHEMAECSGLSTVVQPVHEEGATAARLLLEQLQQGGDETRDVVLSTELVVRSSTTGHDSM, encoded by the coding sequence GTGACAGGGGGCACGATGGCCACGATCGAGGAGGTCGCACGAGCGGCCGGTGTGTCCACGGCGACCGTCTCGCGGGCGTTGCGGGAACAGTCCGGCGTCTCCGAACGAACCCGGAAACGGGTACGCACCGTTGCCGAGGAGCTGGACTACTCCATCTCCAGGTCGGCCTCCGGACTGGCCACCGGAAGGACGCGGCGGATCGGGGTGCTGGTGCCCTACGTCTCGCGCTGGTTCTTCGGGCAGGTGTTGGCCGGTGCCGAGGAGGTGCTTCGCTCGGCGGGGTACGACCTGATGCTCTACGTGGTGGGGGACCGGGAAGGCCGCGAGCGGTTCTTCCGGGAGCTCCCGGTGCGCCGCAGCGTCGACGCCGTTCTGGTGCTGACCCTTTCGCTGCGCGAGAAGGAGGCCGACCGGCTGCGTGAACTCGGAGTCCCGCTGGGATTCGTGGGTGGCAGGATGGACGGGTTCAACTCGGTGTGGATCGACGATTACGGCGGCGGCATGCTCGCCGTGCGGCACCTGCTCAACCAGGGGAACCGGGACATCGCGTTGATTCACGGTGGCGCGCCCGACTCGTTGAACCTGCCCGCCCCGCACGAGCGCTGCACCGCGTTCCGGGACGCGATGGCCGAGTACGGCGTGCCGGTCCGCGAGAGCTGGTTGTGCACCGGTGACTTCTCCGTTTCGGGGGGAAGGCGGGCCATGAACCGGATACTCGCCGACGAGCTGCGTCCGACAGCGGTTTTCGCCATGTCGGACGAGATGGCCTTCGGTGCGTTGCACGCGTTGCGCGACCACAAGCTCTCGGTGCCGCGGGAAATGATGATAGTGGGATTCGACGGGCACGAGATGGCCGAGTGCTCCGGGCTGTCCACCGTGGTGCAGCCGGTGCACGAGGAAGGGGCAACGGCGGCGAGACTGCTGTTGGAGCAGCTCCAGCAGGGTGGTGACGAAACCCGTGACGTGGTGCTGTCCACGGAACTGGTGGTGCGTTCGTCCACCACTGGTCACGATTCCATGTGA
- a CDS encoding lipoate--protein ligase family protein, giving the protein MELYRGALGAGTDQAFEVALAHAFVRRAGDGAGGSVLRVYRPTAPTVAFGRRDTSRPGFPEAVGLVREAGFTPVVRAPGGRAVAYTEESLVVDHIAAEEDSLAGMDARFTGYAQMWAGLLAEHGVDARVGAVPGEYCPGAHSVNARGRVKLVGTAQRILRRAWLFSAVAVFGGAEVLRPLLTEVYRALELDFDGDSVGSIRAEAPALDLDTFESGLLGRYERRFGLAWASLDESVLTAARDLVDDHRL; this is encoded by the coding sequence GTGGAGCTGTATCGGGGAGCGCTCGGGGCGGGCACGGACCAGGCGTTCGAGGTCGCGCTGGCACACGCCTTCGTCCGGCGGGCCGGCGACGGCGCGGGCGGTTCGGTGCTGCGGGTGTACCGTCCCACGGCTCCCACCGTCGCCTTCGGCCGCCGCGACACGTCGCGTCCCGGCTTCCCCGAGGCGGTCGGCCTGGTTCGGGAGGCCGGGTTCACACCGGTCGTGCGTGCTCCGGGTGGACGTGCGGTCGCCTACACCGAGGAATCCCTGGTGGTCGATCACATCGCGGCCGAGGAGGACTCGCTGGCCGGGATGGACGCCAGGTTCACCGGCTACGCGCAGATGTGGGCCGGGCTGTTGGCAGAGCACGGCGTCGACGCGCGGGTCGGTGCCGTTCCGGGCGAGTACTGCCCCGGGGCCCACAGCGTGAACGCGCGGGGGAGGGTCAAGCTCGTCGGCACCGCGCAGCGGATCCTGCGGCGTGCCTGGCTGTTCAGCGCCGTGGCCGTCTTCGGTGGAGCCGAGGTGCTGCGTCCACTGCTCACCGAGGTCTACCGAGCGCTGGAGCTCGACTTCGACGGTGATTCGGTCGGCTCGATACGTGCTGAGGCTCCCGCGCTCGACCTCGACACCTTCGAGAGTGGGCTTCTCGGTCGTTACGAGCGCCGTTTCGGTCTCGCGTGGGCGAGCCTGGACGAGTCCGTGCTGACCGCGGCACGTGACCTGGTCGACGACCACCGACTCTGA